A window of Natrinema versiforme contains these coding sequences:
- a CDS encoding sodium:calcium antiporter, producing MVVPSSPIALVGLFLVGVVLVIWCVEVFIEAVAQSAVSLGISGFFLAVVLAGVDLENAVLGVTAAFVALPDLALGTVFGESLFVLAVAVGLAGILVPFRMDVPRLYLLVLVLVPVPAFAMSIDGTIDPLEGAALLALFVPLLSAIFWRERRSETTYLLADEVQEVVGLETEPDAGTGTGTKAVNGGDEPDGRADRALDLDLDLDLDLDELVPSFEHRSGLFNLGVAVLATIGLTIGSGITVVSAEGIFVALGISGLAFGATVLSFIASIEELALTVEPVRQNRPELAVGNVVGSTVFYMTANVGIIAVLHPIGSGGDVLTVHWPFLAGCLLVVTAMLARGRVTRLGGVVLFALYVAYWIANYA from the coding sequence ATGGTCGTTCCGAGCTCCCCGATAGCCCTCGTCGGGCTGTTTCTCGTCGGCGTCGTGCTGGTGATCTGGTGCGTGGAGGTCTTCATCGAGGCCGTCGCCCAGAGCGCCGTCTCGCTCGGGATTTCCGGCTTCTTTCTCGCGGTCGTGTTAGCGGGTGTCGACCTCGAGAACGCCGTTCTCGGCGTGACCGCCGCGTTCGTCGCCCTTCCCGACCTCGCGCTCGGGACGGTGTTCGGCGAATCGCTGTTCGTCCTCGCCGTCGCCGTCGGGCTCGCGGGGATCCTCGTTCCGTTTCGGATGGACGTTCCGCGGCTGTATCTGCTCGTGCTCGTTCTCGTCCCCGTCCCGGCGTTCGCGATGTCGATCGACGGAACGATCGACCCGCTCGAGGGGGCTGCGCTCCTCGCCCTGTTCGTTCCGCTGCTCTCGGCCATCTTCTGGCGCGAGCGGCGTTCCGAAACGACGTATCTGCTCGCGGACGAGGTACAGGAGGTGGTCGGACTGGAGACCGAACCGGATGCGGGGACCGGCACGGGAACGAAAGCGGTGAACGGCGGCGACGAACCGGACGGGCGAGCGGATCGGGCGCTCGACCTCGATCTCGATCTCGATCTCGACCTCGACGAACTCGTCCCCTCGTTCGAGCATCGAAGCGGCCTCTTCAATCTGGGCGTGGCCGTCCTCGCGACGATCGGGCTAACGATCGGGTCCGGCATTACGGTGGTCAGCGCCGAAGGGATCTTCGTCGCGCTCGGGATCTCGGGGCTGGCGTTCGGCGCGACGGTGTTGAGCTTCATCGCTTCGATCGAGGAGTTAGCGCTCACCGTCGAGCCGGTGCGGCAAAACCGCCCCGAACTCGCCGTCGGCAACGTGGTCGGTAGCACCGTCTTCTACATGACGGCGAACGTCGGCATCATCGCGGTGCTTCATCCGATCGGGTCCGGCGGCGACGTTCTGACGGTCCACTGGCCGTTCCTCGCCGGCTGCCTGCTCGTCGTGACGGCCATGCTCGCGCGGGGTCGCGTCACCCGCCTTGGCGGGGTCGTCCTGTTCGCCCTCTACGTCGCCTACTGGATCGCGAACTACGCGTAA
- a CDS encoding winged helix-turn-helix domain-containing protein, whose protein sequence is MDLLDALGNGTRLAILRELSREPMYVSELAEATGTDGKTAVHHLSTLEEAGLVAHYRRGNRKYYELVRNVELRVAPPPERTFILQADEVDGADRLARD, encoded by the coding sequence ATGGACCTGCTCGACGCGCTGGGCAACGGGACGCGCCTCGCCATCCTCAGGGAACTCTCGCGGGAGCCGATGTACGTCTCGGAACTCGCGGAGGCGACCGGAACGGACGGCAAGACGGCCGTCCACCACCTCTCGACGCTCGAGGAGGCCGGGCTGGTCGCTCACTACCGGCGCGGCAACCGGAAGTACTACGAACTCGTCCGCAACGTCGAGTTACGGGTCGCGCCGCCGCCAGAGCGGACGTTCATCCTGCAGGCCGACGAGGTCGACGGGGCCGATCGGCTCGCGCGCGACTGA
- a CDS encoding sodium:calcium antiporter: MIEAAVESVVEARGLWVAYLVLAVGAIVLTYSVEKLISYLTRAALGLGVSIFALAIVFTGIEFDDTVVALVFGAGELKQVALGTALGTALAITGITLAVAAIYRPFPVEVPRDYLLLLVVSPLLLVPFVVAETLTLGHGLVLTGVFVALFGYIVLREIQRDVPVFRDSEIAERIEADGGVPIDELAIGDVDSGTVLEDIPEDRYVAERRYEGVFWLGFAGVALIGVMAGAMLLETGSEAIIESWGIEETVFGATVLTLVLTVENLLLTIEPVRRGIPEIGIGHVIGSVIFSVTANVGVITYVADVTIPRAVLAFHLPAVVVLTAVAAAVISTGRIRRRHGYALVGLYVAYWLCSLLVFGGIPIPEAL, from the coding sequence ATGATCGAAGCGGCCGTCGAGAGCGTCGTCGAAGCGCGGGGGCTGTGGGTCGCGTACCTCGTCCTCGCCGTCGGCGCGATCGTCCTGACCTACAGCGTCGAAAAACTCATCAGTTACCTCACGCGGGCGGCGCTGGGCTTGGGCGTCTCGATATTCGCGCTGGCGATCGTCTTCACCGGGATCGAGTTCGACGACACCGTCGTCGCGCTCGTGTTCGGTGCCGGCGAACTCAAGCAGGTCGCGCTCGGGACCGCGCTCGGGACCGCCCTCGCGATCACCGGCATCACGCTGGCCGTCGCGGCGATCTACAGACCGTTCCCGGTTGAGGTCCCACGCGACTACCTGCTCCTCCTCGTGGTCTCGCCGCTACTTTTGGTCCCGTTCGTCGTCGCCGAGACGCTCACGCTCGGCCACGGACTCGTCCTCACCGGCGTTTTCGTCGCGCTCTTCGGCTACATCGTGCTCCGAGAGATACAGCGCGACGTTCCCGTCTTCAGGGACTCGGAGATCGCGGAGCGAATCGAGGCCGACGGCGGCGTGCCGATCGACGAACTCGCCATCGGCGATGTCGACAGCGGGACCGTCCTCGAGGATATCCCCGAAGACCGGTACGTCGCCGAACGGCGCTACGAGGGCGTCTTCTGGCTCGGGTTCGCCGGCGTCGCGCTGATCGGCGTGATGGCCGGCGCGATGCTCCTCGAGACGGGCTCGGAAGCGATCATCGAATCGTGGGGGATCGAGGAGACCGTCTTCGGCGCGACGGTGCTGACGCTCGTGTTGACCGTCGAGAACCTGCTGTTGACGATCGAGCCGGTCCGCCGCGGGATCCCGGAGATCGGCATCGGTCACGTCATCGGGAGCGTCATCTTCTCGGTGACGGCCAACGTCGGGGTCATCACGTACGTCGCCGACGTGACGATTCCGCGGGCGGTCCTTGCCTTTCATCTGCCCGCCGTCGTCGTCCTCACAGCCGTCGCCGCCGCCGTCATCTCGACCGGCCGAATCCGCCGCCGTCACGGCTACGCGCTCGTCGGCCTCTACGTCGCCTACTGGCTGTGTTCGCTCCTCGTCTTCGGCGGCATCCCGATTCCCGAGGCGCTGTGA